GCCCTGCGCCGGAAGGTCCTTCTCAAGAGCGGCGGGCACATTTGCATAGACCAGACCGAGGCGCTGGTCGCCATTGACGTGAATACCGGCAAGTTCACCGGCAAGGGCCGCCTGGAAGAAACCGTGTTCAAGACCAATATCGAGGCGGCGGGCGAGATCGCGCGGCAGGTGCGTCTGCGCGACATGGGCGGCATCATCGTCGTTGACTTCATTGACATGGAACAGGAGCGCAACCGGCGCGAATTGCTGCGCGTGCTGCGGGAAGCCCTCAAGAGCGACCGCGCGAAAACGACCGCCTCGGAAGTGACCGAACTCGGCATGATCGAAATGACGCGCAAGCGGGTCAAGCACAACCTCATCAAGGCCCTGTCGCAGCCGTGTCCCTATTGCGAGGGCAGCGGCATGGTCAAATCCGTCACCACCATGACCGCGAACACGCTCCGGCGTCTCGAAAGTTTCTTTTGTCGTTCAAAGGAAAAAACCATCGTTCTGCGGACCCATCCCGACGTGGCCCAGCGGCTTCAAACCGAGAACAAGGCGATTCTCGACGACATCGCGCAGCGGTTTTCGCGGGAGATCCGGGTCGAGGCGGCGGACGATTTCCATATCCACGACATTCGGATTGTCAATCCCAAGACGGGCAAGGAACTGAAACCGTGAAAGCGCAATCGCAATCTTTCCGTTTCAAGCGGGCGTTATGCGGCGTTCTGGGGTTGTTGCTCGTTTTCGCGGCGGGGTGCGCCGGTTCGGGCGGCAAGCGCGTGGATGCCGCCGTTCCGCCGGAAAAGCGGCTCGCCGACGCGCGCAAGGCCGTGGCGCGGCATCCCAACGACCCGGACGCGTTGTACCGCATGGGCAACGCGCTTTTCGACCTCCAGCGTTACCAAGACGCCGCAACGGCCTATGAAGGCGTGCTGGCGATCGATCCGAAACACGTCGCCGCGCATGTCAATCTCGGCTTGTCCCTGAAGCGCCTCAATCGTCTGCCGGAAGCCATCGCGCATTATGAGGCGGCGCTTGCCCTTGCGCCGGACGATCGGGTGACGTTGTGCGATCTGGCCGCCGCGCAGGAATCCAAGGGCGATTTGGAGGAGGCCGCGAAAACGCTCTCGCGGCTGGTCGAACTTCAGCCGGACGATATCCAGGTTTTGTCGAGGCAGGCCAATGTCCTGTTCAAGTTGGGTCGTTACGATGAAGCCGCCGGTGTTTTCGAAAAGGTAATCAAGAAGGATCCCGGACTTTCCGACGATTATTACAATCTCGGCCTGTGCCATTTCCATCAGGCGAATTACGATGCGGCGCTGCGCACGTGGCTGGCCGCGCTGGCCCACGAGCCGCGCAACCGTTCCGTCAACAAGGGATTGGCGGTCCTGTACTGGAAACGCCACGAATACAGGCAGGCATGGGAAGCGGTTGCCCGCTGCCGGAGCATGGGCATCCCGCTCGATCCCGAATTCCTCGACAATCTCCGCAACGATTCCGGCCTGTCCGGTCCTCCCTCCGGGAAATAAATCCCGCACGCACACGGTTCATGCGTACAACGGTTGTTTCAAGCGCTGCTTGAAAAACATCGTGCGGATATGAGACAGTTGAACCGGAGAACGAGAGGGCTTTTGGTTCGCCTCGCAACAGGTAAGCGCGGCGGTGTTTTTTTCGCCGACGCAACGATTGGGAAGGAGATGTGAGATGAATGGTTTTAGATTGTTTGCCATCGGTTGCGCGTTGCTCGCGTCGGTCACGTTTTTGACTGGATGTCCGGCAAAGCCCCTTTTGACGACCGATGCCGCCTCGCACCATTTCGCGGCGGACGAAACGGAATGGACGTTTCAGGTGTGGAACGGCGGCAGCGCCGATACGGTGCTCACGTTCACGATTGGCGCTGACAAGCCGTGGGTGACGGTCACGCCGTTCGGGCAAAGCGCCGGCGCCGATCAGAAAGTTACGGTAACCGTTGCGATCGATCGCCTCGGCGCGGCCAAGGCGGCGCCCGAATTCACGTCGGCCAACTTGACGATTTCCTCGAATGGAGGGGACGCGACAATCCCCATAACCACCGCGCCCGACTATTTCACGCAGAATTTCACGGCGGGCATCCCGCTTTCCGAGCGCAGCCTGACGTTCACGCCGGACGGCTCGCTGAGTTTCTTCAAGGCCACAAACGATCCGGCCACCGCGTTTCCCACGAATCCGGCGGGCGGCATCGATCTCGCGCCCCTGTTTGCCCAGACGGATCCCGTTCCGTTTACCCCGTACCGAAACATACCGTTTTACGGCGTATTGTATGACCGTTTTTACGTGGGCAGTTCGGGCACGATCAGTTTCGGGGCGGCCCATGCGCCCGATGGCTCGCTGGCCGGTCATTTTGCCGCGCCGCAAATCACTGCCCTGTCCACGCTGAACGCGGCGGGCGGCGGCTCTGTGAAAGTCAAGCAAACCCCGACCCGCGTGGCGGTCACCTATGAGAACGTACCGTCCGCGGATAAAAAAGCGGGTGGGAACAATGTCCAGATAGAACTATTCTTCGACGGAACTATCCGCATGACCTATCTGAACGTTGACGCCCCCAGCGGGATCGTGGGTCTGTCCTATGGCCCGGGCAACACGGACGATCAGGGCAATCCCATCGCGCCAAGTGATTTCATCCCCAGCGACTTTACCTCGTACAACACATCGGGGATGAAAGCGGCAAACTGATACTGTCGCGGAACATTTTCAGGCGGGGTCCGTTTCACGAAGCGGATCCCGCTTGTTGCTTTGATTGCGTTGTCCGGCGCCATATTCCCCGGTTTCATGCCGTCCCAGTGCGTGGATTATAATCCGTGAAAGCGGCGCACGGGGCGCCGAAGGCGACTGGCATGCTTGCATTGGCTTCTTTTCTCTGGATGTCCGTGGTGGTGGAACCCTCGCAGGACGAGTTGTGGGCAATGGCGGAACGCCATGCCGTCCAGACACAGGAGGCGGTGGCGTTCTGTCGCCGCTATGCCCACGGCTGGCTCGCCCATGCCGACCCCGCCACTGGACTTCTGCCGCGCCGTTTGAAGGAAGACCTTTATTGGAACGCGAAGGACTGCGCCGCGGACAATTACCCATTTCTTGTGCTGACCGCGCACTTGCTCGACGATTATCATTTGAAACAGGCCGTCCGCCACATTCTCGATCAAGAAACCGCTCTTACGTCGCGTGTCGGCGCGCTGCCCGACACCTTCGACTTTGCCACGGGCCGCTTCCTGTCCGCCGAACCGAACATGGCGGAAATCATTTTCGGCGCGGCCGAATACATCAAGGACGGGCTTCTGCCGGTTACCGAGTGGATGGGACCGTCGCCGTGGTTCGACCGGATGCAGTCGATCGCGCGGGATATCTGGAAACATGCGGACGTCCGGACGCCCGCCGGCCTCCTGCCGACCGACAACCTGGAAGTAGCCGGCGATCTGCTCGAAGCCATGAGCCGCCTTTATTGGATGACCGGCGACGCAAGTTACAAGGAATGGAGTTTCCGTCTCGCGGACTATTACCTGCTCCATTATGATTTTCTTGCGGCCGGGGAATTTCGGTTGCGCGACCACGGTTGCGAGATCCTCGGCGGATTGTCCGAGGCGTATGTGATTGCGGCGAGGGAAGACTCCGCGCGCCGCGACGCATGGCGTCCGAAGTTGCGCGCCATTCTCGATCTCATCCTCGAAAAGGGCGTCAACAAGGA
The sequence above is drawn from the Candidatus Hydrogenedentota bacterium genome and encodes:
- a CDS encoding tetratricopeptide repeat protein, which codes for MKAQSQSFRFKRALCGVLGLLLVFAAGCAGSGGKRVDAAVPPEKRLADARKAVARHPNDPDALYRMGNALFDLQRYQDAATAYEGVLAIDPKHVAAHVNLGLSLKRLNRLPEAIAHYEAALALAPDDRVTLCDLAAAQESKGDLEEAAKTLSRLVELQPDDIQVLSRQANVLFKLGRYDEAAGVFEKVIKKDPGLSDDYYNLGLCHFHQANYDAALRTWLAALAHEPRNRSVNKGLAVLYWKRHEYRQAWEAVARCRSMGIPLDPEFLDNLRNDSGLSGPPSGK